From a region of the Salarias fasciatus chromosome 6, fSalaFa1.1, whole genome shotgun sequence genome:
- the LOC115389912 gene encoding uncharacterized protein LOC115389912 codes for MTGVSWLLLSAALLLLAGNSDSVDQNLLANIIQEIWTDYSPRRMFSTAVSIPRTNSGYDINQVLNRANGEDVKNTMKSGAVYKQGRIVAAMFQQKKGKTGQDIHAEYRVLQDINNLVNNNNIDFANDLLIFYVLGSPCYHRCTVPNGPDSIIPYLDAVKRWTNYAFVFTHVFKSKNPNLQTTDEQLETAVTNLGNALGLENIFRCKEDNNKKMVCNSCSQNQKVARYCISDEPDDVQNLPSSSRGRDRSPSQPRGGDRSPSQPRGGDKSPSQPRGGDSRSRDSSPSQRDPLINRSSPDVRSCSGQGEVRKSCCARICGALAACFRSCFGQQSPLYNKK; via the exons ATGACTGGAGTCTCATGGCTGTTACTCTCAGCAGCCTTGTTGCTGCTTGCTGGAAACTCAGACTCTGTGGACCAGAATCTACTGGCGAACATCATACAAGAGATCTGGACTGA CTACTCTCCAAGACGCATGTTCAGCACAGCAGTGAGCATCCCACGGACAAACAGCGGGTACGACATCAACCAAGTCTTGAACCGCGCCAATGGTGAAGACGTGAAGAACACAATGAAAAGTGGCGCTGTGTACAAGCAAGGCAGGATTGTTGCAGCAATGTTTCAGCAGAAGAAAGGGAAAACTGGACAGGACATCCATGCAGAGTATCGTGTCCTACAGGACATCAACAACcttgtcaacaacaacaacattgattttgctaatgatttattgattttctaTGTTCTTGGATCGCCATGTTACCACAGATGTACAGTTCCCAATGGTCCTGATAGCATCATTCCATACTTAGATGCAGTCAAGAGGTGGACAAATTATGCATTTGTGTTTACTCATGTGTTCAAATCCAAGAACCCAAACCTACAAACTACTGACGAGCAGCTCGAGACAGCAGTTACAAACCTTGGAAACGCCCTCggccttgaaaacattttccgATGTAAAgaagacaacaacaagaagatGGTGTGCAACAGTTGTTCTCAAAATCAAAAAGTCGCAAGGTATTGTATTTCAGATGAACCTGATGACGTCCAAAACCTGCCAAGCAGTAGCAGAGGACGAGACAGGTCCCCCTCAcaacccagaggaggagacaggtcCCCCTCAcaacccagaggaggagacaagTCCCCCTCAcaacccagaggaggagacagcagaAGTAGGGACAGTTCACCCTCACAGAGAGACCCTTTAATCAACAGGAGTAGTCCTGATGTTCGTTCATGCAGTGGCCAAGGTGAAGTTAGAAAAAGCTGTTGTGCAAGAATCTGTGGAGCCCTTGCTGCCTGCTTTAGGAGCTGCTTCGGGCAACAGTCACCCCTCTACaacaagaaatga
- the LOC115389914 gene encoding uncharacterized protein LOC115389914 isoform X3, whose translation MTGVSWLLLSAALLLLAGNSDSVDQNLLGNIVQEIWTDYHAGRMFSMAVSIPRKNSRYDINQVLNRTNGKDVKNTMNSGTVYNQGRIVAAMFQQKTAETGQDIHAEYRVLQNIGNLVNNSNNDFAHDLLIVYVLASPCYHRCTVPDGPDTIIPYLDAVKRWTNYAFVFTHVFKSKDPKLQTTDEELKTAVTNLGKALGLENIFRCKKDNNKKMVCNSCSQNEKVARYCISDEPDDGQNLPSSSRGRDRSPSQPRGRGRSPSKPRGRGRSPSKPRGRGRSPSKPRGRNRSPSQPRGRNRSSSQPSRR comes from the exons ATGACTGGAGTCTCATGGCTGTTACTCTCAGCAGCCTTGTTGCTGCTTGCTGGAAACTCAGACTCTGTGGACCAGAACCTACTGGGGAACATCGTACAAGAGATCTGGACTGA CTACCATGCTGGACGCATGTTCAGCATGGCAGTCAGCATTCCACGGAAAAACAGCAGGTACGACATCAACCAAGTCTTGAACCGCACCAATGGTAAAGACGTGAAGAACACAATGAACAGTGGCACGGTGTACAATCAAGGCAGGATTGTTGCAGCAATGTTTCAGCAGAAGACAGCGGAAACTGGACAGGACATCCACGCAGAGTATCGAGTCCTGCAGAACATCGGCAACCTcgtcaacaacagcaacaatgatTTTGCTCATGATTTATTGATTGTCTATGTTCTTGCATCGCCATGTTACCACAGATGTACAGTTCCCGATGGTCCTGATACCATCATTCCATACTTAGATGCAGTCAAGAGGTGGACAAATTATGCATTTGTGTTTACTCATGTATTCAAATCTAAGGATCCAAAGCTACAAACGACTGACGAGGAGCTCAAGACAGCAGTTACAAACCTTGGAAAGGCCCTCggccttgaaaacattttccgatgtaaaaaagacaacaacaagaagatGGTGTGCAACAGCTGTtctcaaaatgaaaaagttgCAAGGTATTGTATTTCAGATGAACCTGATGACGGCCAAAACCTGCCAAGCAGTAGCAGAGGACGAGACAG GTCCCCTTCACAACCCAGAGGAAGAGGCAGGTCCCCCTCAAAACCCAGAGGAAGAGGCAGGTCCCCCTCAAAACCCAGAGGAAGAGGCAGGTCCCCCTCAAAACCCAGAGGAAGAAACAGGTCCCCCTCACAACCCAGAGGAAGAAACAGGTCCTCTTCACAACCCAGCAGACGATGA
- the LOC115389914 gene encoding uncharacterized protein LOC115389914 isoform X4, with protein sequence MTGVSWLLLSAALLLLAGNSDSVDQNLLGNIVQEIWTDYHAGRMFSMAVSIPRKNSRYDINQVLNRTNGKDVKNTMNSGTVYNQGRIVAAMFQQKTAETGQDIHAEYRVLQNIGNLVNNSNNDFAHDLLIVYVLASPCYHRCTVPDGPDTIIPYLDAVKRWTNYAFVFTHVFKSKDPKLQTTDEELKTAVTNLGKALGLENIFRCKKDNNKKMVCNSCSQNEKVARYCISDEPDDGQNLPSSSRGRDRSPFTTHHRRRQVPLKTQRKRQVPLKTQRKKQVPLTTQRKKQVLFTTQQTMRQQK encoded by the exons ATGACTGGAGTCTCATGGCTGTTACTCTCAGCAGCCTTGTTGCTGCTTGCTGGAAACTCAGACTCTGTGGACCAGAACCTACTGGGGAACATCGTACAAGAGATCTGGACTGA CTACCATGCTGGACGCATGTTCAGCATGGCAGTCAGCATTCCACGGAAAAACAGCAGGTACGACATCAACCAAGTCTTGAACCGCACCAATGGTAAAGACGTGAAGAACACAATGAACAGTGGCACGGTGTACAATCAAGGCAGGATTGTTGCAGCAATGTTTCAGCAGAAGACAGCGGAAACTGGACAGGACATCCACGCAGAGTATCGAGTCCTGCAGAACATCGGCAACCTcgtcaacaacagcaacaatgatTTTGCTCATGATTTATTGATTGTCTATGTTCTTGCATCGCCATGTTACCACAGATGTACAGTTCCCGATGGTCCTGATACCATCATTCCATACTTAGATGCAGTCAAGAGGTGGACAAATTATGCATTTGTGTTTACTCATGTATTCAAATCTAAGGATCCAAAGCTACAAACGACTGACGAGGAGCTCAAGACAGCAGTTACAAACCTTGGAAAGGCCCTCggccttgaaaacattttccgatgtaaaaaagacaacaacaagaagatGGTGTGCAACAGCTGTtctcaaaatgaaaaagttgCAAGGTATTGTATTTCAGATGAACCTGATGACGGCCAAAACCTGCCAAGCAGTAGCAGAGGACGAGACAGGTCCCCCTTCACAACCCATCACAGGAGGAGACAG GTCCCCCTCAAAACCCAGAGGAAGAGGCAGGTCCCCCTCAAAACCCAGAGGAAGAAACAGGTCCCCCTCACAACCCAGAGGAAGAAACAGGTCCTCTTCACAACCCAGCAGACGATGAGACAGCAGAAGTAA
- the LOC115389914 gene encoding uncharacterized protein LOC115389914 isoform X2, with the protein MTGVSWLLLSAALLLLAGNSDSVDQNLLGNIVQEIWTDYHAGRMFSMAVSIPRKNSRYDINQVLNRTNGKDVKNTMNSGTVYNQGRIVAAMFQQKTAETGQDIHAEYRVLQNIGNLVNNSNNDFAHDLLIVYVLASPCYHRCTVPDGPDTIIPYLDAVKRWTNYAFVFTHVFKSKDPKLQTTDEELKTAVTNLGKALGLENIFRCKKDNNKKMVCNSCSQNEKVARYCISDEPDDGQNLPSSSRGRDRSPFTTHHRRRQVPFTTQRKRQVPLKTQRKRQVPLKTQRKRQVPLKTQRKKQVPLTTQRKKQVLFTTQQTMRQQK; encoded by the exons ATGACTGGAGTCTCATGGCTGTTACTCTCAGCAGCCTTGTTGCTGCTTGCTGGAAACTCAGACTCTGTGGACCAGAACCTACTGGGGAACATCGTACAAGAGATCTGGACTGA CTACCATGCTGGACGCATGTTCAGCATGGCAGTCAGCATTCCACGGAAAAACAGCAGGTACGACATCAACCAAGTCTTGAACCGCACCAATGGTAAAGACGTGAAGAACACAATGAACAGTGGCACGGTGTACAATCAAGGCAGGATTGTTGCAGCAATGTTTCAGCAGAAGACAGCGGAAACTGGACAGGACATCCACGCAGAGTATCGAGTCCTGCAGAACATCGGCAACCTcgtcaacaacagcaacaatgatTTTGCTCATGATTTATTGATTGTCTATGTTCTTGCATCGCCATGTTACCACAGATGTACAGTTCCCGATGGTCCTGATACCATCATTCCATACTTAGATGCAGTCAAGAGGTGGACAAATTATGCATTTGTGTTTACTCATGTATTCAAATCTAAGGATCCAAAGCTACAAACGACTGACGAGGAGCTCAAGACAGCAGTTACAAACCTTGGAAAGGCCCTCggccttgaaaacattttccgatgtaaaaaagacaacaacaagaagatGGTGTGCAACAGCTGTtctcaaaatgaaaaagttgCAAGGTATTGTATTTCAGATGAACCTGATGACGGCCAAAACCTGCCAAGCAGTAGCAGAGGACGAGACAGGTCCCCCTTCACAACCCATCACAGGAGGAGACAG GTCCCCTTCACAACCCAGAGGAAGAGGCAGGTCCCCCTCAAAACCCAGAGGAAGAGGCAGGTCCCCCTCAAAACCCAGAGGAAGAGGCAGGTCCCCCTCAAAACCCAGAGGAAGAAACAGGTCCCCCTCACAACCCAGAGGAAGAAACAGGTCCTCTTCACAACCCAGCAGACGATGAGACAGCAGAAGTAA
- the LOC115389914 gene encoding uncharacterized protein LOC115389914 isoform X1 yields MTGVSWLLLSAALLLLAGNSDSVDQNLLGNIVQEIWTDYHAGRMFSMAVSIPRKNSRYDINQVLNRTNGKDVKNTMNSGTVYNQGRIVAAMFQQKTAETGQDIHAEYRVLQNIGNLVNNSNNDFAHDLLIVYVLASPCYHRCTVPDGPDTIIPYLDAVKRWTNYAFVFTHVFKSKDPKLQTTDEELKTAVTNLGKALGLENIFRCKKDNNKKMVCNSCSQNEKVARYCISDEPDDGQNLPSSSRGRDRSPFTTHHRRRQVPSQPSRRRNRSPSQPRGRGRSPSKPRGRGRSPSKPRGRGRSPSKPRGRNRSPSQPRGRNRSSSQPSRR; encoded by the exons ATGACTGGAGTCTCATGGCTGTTACTCTCAGCAGCCTTGTTGCTGCTTGCTGGAAACTCAGACTCTGTGGACCAGAACCTACTGGGGAACATCGTACAAGAGATCTGGACTGA CTACCATGCTGGACGCATGTTCAGCATGGCAGTCAGCATTCCACGGAAAAACAGCAGGTACGACATCAACCAAGTCTTGAACCGCACCAATGGTAAAGACGTGAAGAACACAATGAACAGTGGCACGGTGTACAATCAAGGCAGGATTGTTGCAGCAATGTTTCAGCAGAAGACAGCGGAAACTGGACAGGACATCCACGCAGAGTATCGAGTCCTGCAGAACATCGGCAACCTcgtcaacaacagcaacaatgatTTTGCTCATGATTTATTGATTGTCTATGTTCTTGCATCGCCATGTTACCACAGATGTACAGTTCCCGATGGTCCTGATACCATCATTCCATACTTAGATGCAGTCAAGAGGTGGACAAATTATGCATTTGTGTTTACTCATGTATTCAAATCTAAGGATCCAAAGCTACAAACGACTGACGAGGAGCTCAAGACAGCAGTTACAAACCTTGGAAAGGCCCTCggccttgaaaacattttccgatgtaaaaaagacaacaacaagaagatGGTGTGCAACAGCTGTtctcaaaatgaaaaagttgCAAGGTATTGTATTTCAGATGAACCTGATGACGGCCAAAACCTGCCAAGCAGTAGCAGAGGACGAGACAGGTCCCCCTTCACAACCCATCACAGGAGGAGACAGGTCCCCTCACAACCCAGCAGACGAAGAAACAGGTCCCCTTCACAACCCAGAGGAAGAGGCAGGTCCCCCTCAAAACCCAGAGGAAGAGGCAGGTCCCCCTCAAAACCCAGAGGAAGAGGCAGGTCCCCCTCAAAACCCAGAGGAAGAAACAGGTCCCCCTCACAACCCAGAGGAAGAAACAGGTCCTCTTCACAACCCAGCAGACGATGA